In a single window of the Agrobacterium vitis genome:
- a CDS encoding xanthine dehydrogenase family protein molybdopterin-binding subunit: MTIVTARKHGDAADGAVGGRLSRFEGQRKITGAATFALEYPVEDAAHAVLVQSTIASGRIVSIDTSAAKAAPGVLMVLTPQDDLGLITASDWYGNRPDNQPYYPLSNTVSFNGQTIAAIIAESREQAAEAAKLVRVVYEETTATNGLDDPNAGPGKLMDNLNVSWGDAEAALAASAVRIEAEYRTPREYHVAMEPHGLTAQWEEDRLTLWEPSQWTHGMARSYAEWFGLPLENVRIVSPFIGGGFGSKGGALAYGAVAAAAARKLGRPVKLAVTRPQNFTSYGGRAATRQTIALGATQDGILQAILHRGASETSTYMDYPEQTGAATPILYKVENFSSEHRVVPVNTVTPGALRGPGKNPSAFGIECAMDELAAAIGMDPLEIRLKNYADHDYQSGKPWSTRQLREALTQGADAFGWSRRSAQPRTMRDGRHLIGWGIGCGTFPVIRAPSEAMIRILANGRVEVVSGAIDMGQGTYTILAQTASEALGVPVEQIDVVLGDSRLPGSAIAGGSMLAGSITGAVHKAAMAARDEILALALNDANSPFRETGANILTLSDGRITMSRGEGPSITLPELMTALNRDEIEVRRNTLPDDAQSATDHKGAWTSMARVQGPTMGDYSMHSWCAHFVEVRVDEDFGTVRVSRMVSAFDCGRLYNPKMVESQWRGGIIMGIGQALLEEGLVDSRNGRVVNNNMADYLVPTNVDIPDIQVISVGIPDYEASTLGGKGVGEVGIVGVAPAIANAVFHATGKRVRDLPITLEKII, translated from the coding sequence ATGACGATAGTGACAGCACGCAAGCACGGCGATGCCGCCGATGGGGCGGTTGGTGGCCGTCTTTCACGGTTTGAAGGACAGAGAAAGATCACGGGTGCTGCAACCTTTGCGCTGGAATATCCGGTTGAGGATGCTGCCCACGCCGTGCTTGTACAGAGCACGATTGCGTCCGGTCGGATTGTGTCGATCGATACATCCGCAGCGAAAGCGGCACCAGGCGTGCTGATGGTGCTGACACCGCAGGATGATCTCGGCCTGATCACCGCGTCTGATTGGTACGGAAATCGGCCGGATAACCAGCCCTATTATCCCCTGTCCAATACGGTAAGCTTCAATGGCCAAACGATTGCAGCCATCATCGCCGAAAGCCGGGAGCAGGCAGCCGAAGCTGCCAAGCTGGTTCGTGTCGTCTATGAAGAAACTACGGCAACCAATGGACTGGACGATCCAAATGCTGGTCCTGGCAAGCTGATGGATAATCTGAATGTTTCCTGGGGTGATGCCGAGGCGGCGCTGGCTGCTTCTGCGGTGCGCATCGAGGCTGAATATCGGACACCGCGTGAATACCATGTCGCCATGGAGCCGCATGGCCTGACCGCTCAGTGGGAAGAGGACCGGTTGACGCTTTGGGAGCCGAGCCAATGGACCCACGGCATGGCACGCAGCTACGCCGAATGGTTCGGCCTGCCGCTGGAGAATGTCCGTATCGTCTCACCGTTTATTGGCGGCGGTTTCGGCTCCAAGGGCGGGGCGCTGGCCTATGGTGCTGTGGCGGCGGCAGCGGCGAGAAAGCTGGGCCGTCCCGTTAAACTGGCCGTGACCCGGCCCCAGAATTTCACCAGTTACGGTGGACGTGCCGCGACGCGCCAGACCATCGCCTTGGGCGCAACCCAGGACGGGATTTTACAGGCAATCCTTCATCGCGGTGCCAGTGAGACCTCAACCTACATGGATTATCCCGAGCAGACCGGCGCCGCGACACCGATCCTCTACAAGGTGGAGAATTTCAGTTCCGAGCATCGCGTCGTGCCAGTCAATACTGTGACACCAGGCGCTTTGCGGGGGCCGGGCAAAAATCCAAGTGCCTTTGGCATTGAATGCGCTATGGATGAACTGGCCGCTGCCATCGGGATGGACCCACTGGAAATCCGCCTGAAAAACTATGCCGACCATGATTATCAATCGGGCAAACCCTGGTCGACAAGGCAATTGCGCGAGGCCCTCACCCAAGGCGCCGACGCCTTTGGCTGGTCACGGCGCAGCGCTCAACCCCGGACCATGCGCGACGGGCGCCATCTGATCGGCTGGGGTATCGGTTGCGGCACCTTTCCAGTGATCCGCGCGCCGAGCGAAGCAATGATCCGCATTCTGGCGAATGGGCGCGTTGAAGTGGTCAGCGGCGCCATAGACATGGGGCAGGGTACCTATACAATCCTTGCCCAGACCGCTTCAGAAGCGCTGGGCGTGCCGGTCGAGCAGATCGATGTTGTACTCGGTGATTCCAGGCTTCCAGGATCGGCGATTGCCGGCGGATCAATGCTGGCTGGGTCGATCACTGGCGCTGTCCACAAGGCAGCGATGGCGGCCCGTGACGAAATCCTGGCGCTTGCCCTTAATGATGCCAATTCGCCATTCCGCGAGACCGGCGCCAATATTCTGACATTGAGCGATGGCCGGATTACCATGTCACGCGGTGAGGGGCCTTCGATCACCCTGCCCGAGTTGATGACAGCCCTGAACAGAGATGAGATTGAAGTGCGGCGCAATACACTGCCCGACGATGCCCAAAGTGCCACCGACCACAAGGGCGCCTGGACCAGCATGGCAAGAGTGCAAGGCCCGACCATGGGCGACTACTCCATGCATAGCTGGTGCGCTCATTTTGTCGAAGTTCGGGTCGATGAGGATTTTGGCACTGTTCGGGTGTCGCGCATGGTTTCCGCCTTCGATTGTGGACGGCTTTACAATCCGAAAATGGTGGAAAGCCAATGGCGCGGTGGCATCATCATGGGTATCGGCCAAGCTTTGCTGGAGGAGGGGTTGGTGGACAGCCGCAACGGGCGGGTCGTCAACAATAATATGGCGGATTATCTTGTGCCGACCAATGTCGACATTCCCGATATCCAAGTGATTTCAGTGGGTATACCTGACTACGAAGCTTCTACGCTTGGCGGCAAAGGAGTTGGCGAAGTCGGGATTGTCGGTGTCGCGCCAGCCATCGCCAATGCTGTCTTCCATGCCACCGGCAAGCGTGTCCGCGATCTGCCGATTACTCTGGAAAAGATCATCTGA
- a CDS encoding FAD binding domain-containing protein has protein sequence MKSFSYSRASSIQAAREATHQPETALLAGGTSLLDLAKSGVAEPDKVLDISHLAGLGTITVNETCATIGTLARMSTVADHPAIKTRYPAVAQSLSLAASPQLRNMATVGGNLMQRTRCSYFRDPGTFAACNKRAPGSGCSAIGGVTRNHAVLGISDLCIASYPGDLAVALTAFDATVDVGEREIAIDDFFLPYGDAPHLETQLTPGEMILSITIPASAAAENSTYLKIRDRQSYEFAAASAAVGLELEEDGRTIRDIRIALGGVASKPWRVRAVEQALTGKLLEPQTVEQASRLSMEGAVSQGDNHHKIQLAPRVIARAVLTLGGLA, from the coding sequence ATGAAGAGCTTTTCCTATAGCCGGGCCTCGTCCATACAAGCGGCTCGTGAGGCAACGCACCAACCAGAAACAGCGCTGCTGGCCGGTGGCACGAGTTTGTTGGACCTTGCCAAATCCGGCGTTGCTGAACCGGATAAGGTCCTTGATATCAGCCATCTCGCCGGGCTTGGCACCATTACCGTCAATGAAACTTGCGCTACAATTGGCACCTTGGCCAGAATGTCCACCGTGGCCGATCACCCTGCCATAAAGACGCGCTACCCGGCTGTTGCGCAATCGCTGTCTCTGGCGGCGTCGCCCCAACTGCGCAACATGGCGACGGTTGGTGGCAATCTCATGCAGCGCACCCGCTGTTCTTATTTCCGTGATCCGGGCACCTTTGCGGCCTGCAACAAGCGCGCACCGGGGTCCGGCTGTTCAGCCATCGGCGGCGTGACTCGTAACCATGCAGTGCTTGGTATCAGCGATCTCTGCATTGCCAGCTATCCCGGCGATCTTGCCGTGGCGCTGACCGCCTTTGATGCCACAGTGGATGTGGGTGAGCGGGAGATCGCTATCGACGATTTCTTTTTGCCCTATGGCGATGCGCCGCATCTCGAAACCCAGTTGACGCCAGGGGAGATGATCCTCTCCATCACCATTCCGGCATCCGCTGCGGCTGAAAATTCCACCTATCTGAAGATCCGCGACCGCCAGTCCTACGAATTCGCCGCAGCCAGTGCTGCCGTTGGCCTGGAACTGGAAGAGGATGGCCGCACGATCCGGGATATTCGCATTGCGCTTGGTGGTGTGGCCAGCAAGCCTTGGCGGGTCCGCGCCGTTGAACAGGCGCTGACGGGCAAGCTGCTTGAGCCGCAAACCGTGGAGCAAGCCAGCCGGCTTTCGATGGAAGGCGCGGTATCGCAGGGCGATAATCACCACAAGATCCAACTGGCGCCGCGCGTTATCGCCCGCGCCGTCCTCACTCTGGGAGGTCTCGCATGA
- a CDS encoding (2Fe-2S)-binding protein — translation MPATLHLSLTINGAVHECDVEPRVTLLDALREHLSMTGTKKGCDQGQCGACTCHVDGKRVLSCMMLAAQAEGHAITTIEGIAAPNGELHPVQTAFLEQDAFQCGYCTPGQIMSAVACIREGHAGSDAEIREYMSGNLCRCGAYNSIVAAVRDAAEAA, via the coding sequence ATGCCAGCAACACTTCATCTCAGCTTGACCATCAACGGCGCGGTTCACGAATGTGACGTTGAGCCGCGTGTGACCTTGCTTGACGCGCTTCGCGAGCATTTGTCGATGACCGGCACCAAGAAGGGCTGCGATCAGGGGCAGTGCGGCGCCTGTACCTGCCATGTCGATGGCAAGCGGGTCTTGTCCTGTATGATGCTGGCAGCCCAGGCGGAAGGCCATGCGATCACCACGATAGAAGGCATTGCAGCGCCAAATGGCGAATTGCATCCGGTTCAGACAGCTTTTCTGGAACAGGATGCCTTTCAATGCGGTTATTGTACACCCGGCCAGATCATGTCGGCTGTGGCGTGCATCCGCGAGGGGCATGCGGGATCGGATGCGGAAATCCGCGAATATATGTCTGGAAACCTCTGTCGATGCGGGGCCTATAACAGCATCGTGGCAGCGGTGCGTGACGCGGCGGAGGCTGCATGA
- a CDS encoding TetR/AcrR family transcriptional regulator, protein MRADALRNRDKLLEVAALAFAEKGVETSLEDIARQAGVGIGTLYRHFQTREHLVEAVYRRELSSLAEAGTELATTLPADMALEEWMRRFVGYIATKRGMANSLKILMNSNSTLFAEGSGLIRDAVARLMAKAQEQQLIRDDIGEADVLHALSSIYSMPDTPEWRDRSHRLIGLLMDGLRHKGQSKS, encoded by the coding sequence ATGCGTGCGGATGCCCTGCGAAACCGGGATAAATTGCTCGAGGTGGCAGCCCTCGCCTTTGCGGAAAAAGGCGTCGAAACCTCGCTTGAAGATATCGCCCGGCAGGCAGGCGTCGGTATTGGCACGCTGTACCGCCATTTTCAGACGCGCGAACATCTCGTTGAGGCGGTTTACCGGCGCGAATTGTCAAGCCTGGCAGAAGCGGGGACAGAGCTTGCGACCACTCTTCCCGCCGATATGGCACTGGAGGAATGGATGCGCCGTTTCGTGGGCTATATCGCCACCAAACGCGGCATGGCCAATAGCTTGAAAATTCTTATGAATTCCAATTCTACCCTGTTTGCGGAGGGCTCCGGCCTGATCCGCGATGCGGTCGCCCGGCTGATGGCAAAGGCGCAGGAGCAGCAGCTTATTCGCGACGATATCGGTGAGGCTGACGTGCTGCATGCCCTCTCCAGCATCTATTCCATGCCCGACACCCCGGAATGGCGCGACCGTTCGCATCGGCTGATCGGATTGCTGATGGATGGATTGCGCCACAAAGGCCAATCCAAAAGCTGA
- a CDS encoding DUF3313 domain-containing protein gives MTYVLVCALARREAKRAGRSRLSVILPLAFGLGLSGCGSVPLTTSGSLKSYDKLGPVEGKLSKSRVFLDEQTLLMARSIAISPTKLSPQARSKLHEPGSDRLVSNALDRALCIDLSDRFRVVRPGEPADLTVQAEITDIVPTGKLAAGVSKVTTLGTSAVLPVGIPRLPIGLGGLAVEAEALTPQGTQVAAIVWSRGANSITNGPRVSEVGDAYGLASAFAGQFSQMLQKGQKPSGINLSLPSGQKLKSGLGGAPKNAACEAFGRAPGIGGMVGTMVGAPPSWSDKAGKQ, from the coding sequence ATGACATATGTGCTTGTGTGTGCCCTTGCCCGTCGCGAGGCAAAACGTGCAGGTCGCTCCCGCCTTTCGGTGATTTTGCCCTTGGCATTCGGTCTTGGTCTTTCCGGTTGCGGCTCGGTTCCCTTGACGACATCGGGTTCTCTCAAGTCCTATGACAAGCTGGGCCCGGTCGAGGGCAAGCTCAGCAAATCGCGGGTCTTTCTGGATGAACAGACGCTGTTGATGGCCCGTTCAATCGCCATTTCACCAACGAAATTATCGCCGCAGGCGCGCTCGAAGCTCCATGAACCAGGCAGCGACCGGCTGGTTTCCAACGCGCTGGATCGGGCATTGTGCATCGATCTCAGTGACAGGTTCCGCGTGGTGCGTCCCGGCGAACCAGCCGATTTGACCGTGCAGGCGGAGATTACCGACATCGTTCCGACCGGCAAGCTTGCCGCTGGTGTTTCCAAGGTGACAACGCTTGGAACATCCGCCGTCTTGCCTGTCGGTATTCCCCGTCTTCCGATCGGTCTCGGCGGCCTTGCCGTGGAAGCCGAAGCGCTTACTCCGCAGGGAACACAAGTCGCGGCAATCGTCTGGTCCAGGGGCGCAAACTCGATAACCAATGGGCCCCGCGTCTCCGAAGTCGGCGATGCCTATGGCCTAGCCTCAGCCTTTGCCGGCCAGTTTTCGCAGATGCTGCAAAAAGGCCAGAAACCCTCCGGCATCAACCTGTCCTTGCCATCAGGGCAAAAGCTGAAATCGGGACTGGGCGGTGCACCCAAGAATGCCGCCTGTGAAGCCTTTGGGCGGGCGCCTGGCATTGGCGGAATGGTTGGAACCATGGTCGGCGCACCGCCATCCTGGTCGGACAAAGCCGGCAAGCAGTAG
- the cckA gene encoding cell cycle histidine kinase CckA has product MTNQQQTDESVGPLVDRRPSSGAAFRIVILAFVLLAAAAAFVVFKNSLDNQIVLGVLGVLAIVGIFFLVSAIIGFIEVMPQTPSDGLGRAFLDSQSEGTLVTDPRGHIIYANAAYGRMTGARRATEVQTLEALLSRHREAGEALYRLINGLREDRDGQEEFRLLKPLGPFSDNGSGAHWYRLRARRLVEKGPHKGLQIWQIADITADRDDQERFFKELQNAIDYLDHAPAGFFSAGRKGEIFYLNATLSEWLGIDLTQFSPGAIYLKDLVAGEGMALIQSVQAEPGLSKTATLDLDLRRADGRSFPARLVHRVRSARDGAPGESRTIVLARQEVIAGDRSDSSASMRFTRFFNNTPMAIASVDGQGRILRTNAPFLKFFSDVVSRDDIDRKIRLDAVLHDNERPVFAEALSQARDRQVDIAPIDSRHPLDDMRHFRFYVNAVIDQSDEAPEEAAIVYAVDVTDQKALETQMAQTQKMNAVGTLAGGIAHDFNNVLTAILLSSDHLLLQARPSDSSFADLMEIKRNANRAAVLVRQLLAFSRKQTMRPTVLNLTDVIGDLRMLVDRLISGTNVKLHVDYGRDLWPVKADLSQFEQVLINLCVNARDAMPQGGNITISTRNVTGVEAAAYNHRGLPHEDFVLIEVADRGTGIAPEILDKIFEPFFTTKDVGKGTGLGLAMVYGIVKQSGGYIYLESEVGEGTTFRIFLPSHIVEPVVIDATLAPGAQAPQGNGRVLAASESENSKEPDDLTGKSAVVLLVEDEDAVRRGGKRMLETRGYTVHEACSGVEALEIMEELEGKVDIVVSDVVMPEMDGPSLLKELRKTYPDMKFIFVSGYAEDAFARNLPADAKFGFLPKPFSLKQLAIAVREMLDA; this is encoded by the coding sequence ATGACAAACCAGCAGCAGACAGACGAAAGCGTAGGCCCGCTGGTGGATCGCAGGCCGAGTAGCGGGGCCGCCTTTCGCATCGTCATCCTGGCCTTTGTCCTGCTGGCTGCCGCTGCCGCATTCGTGGTCTTCAAAAACTCGCTGGACAACCAGATCGTGCTGGGTGTGCTGGGCGTCCTGGCCATCGTCGGTATTTTCTTCCTGGTCTCGGCGATCATCGGGTTTATCGAAGTCATGCCGCAGACGCCGTCGGACGGTCTTGGCCGCGCCTTCCTCGACAGCCAGAGTGAGGGAACGCTGGTCACCGATCCGCGTGGGCACATTATCTATGCCAATGCCGCCTATGGCCGGATGACCGGCGCAAGACGGGCGACGGAAGTGCAGACGCTGGAAGCGCTGCTATCCCGCCACCGCGAGGCTGGCGAAGCGCTTTACCGGCTGATCAACGGCTTGCGCGAGGACCGGGACGGGCAGGAGGAGTTCCGGCTGCTGAAACCGCTCGGACCGTTTTCCGACAATGGTTCCGGTGCCCATTGGTACCGGTTGCGGGCTCGCCGTCTGGTGGAGAAGGGGCCGCATAAAGGCCTTCAGATCTGGCAGATTGCCGACATTACCGCCGACCGCGACGACCAGGAGCGGTTTTTCAAGGAATTGCAGAACGCCATCGATTACCTCGATCACGCGCCGGCTGGCTTCTTCTCGGCAGGCCGCAAGGGCGAGATCTTTTATTTGAATGCCACCCTTTCGGAATGGCTCGGCATCGATCTCACGCAGTTTTCGCCAGGCGCCATTTACCTCAAGGACCTTGTTGCGGGTGAGGGCATGGCGCTGATTCAATCGGTACAGGCCGAACCAGGCCTGTCGAAGACCGCAACGCTCGATCTCGACCTGCGCCGGGCCGACGGCCGCAGTTTTCCCGCCCGCCTTGTCCATAGGGTCCGCTCGGCCCGCGATGGCGCGCCGGGGGAGAGCCGGACGATCGTGCTGGCCCGTCAGGAAGTCATTGCTGGGGACCGTTCGGATTCCTCGGCTTCCATGCGCTTTACCCGGTTTTTCAACAATACGCCGATGGCGATTGCCTCGGTGGACGGGCAGGGGCGCATCCTGCGCACCAACGCGCCGTTCCTGAAATTCTTTTCGGATGTCGTTTCCCGCGACGATATCGACCGCAAGATCCGGCTGGATGCGGTCCTGCATGATAATGAGCGTCCGGTATTCGCCGAGGCGCTGTCGCAGGCGCGCGACCGGCAGGTGGACATCGCACCGATTGATTCGCGCCATCCCCTGGATGACATGCGCCATTTCCGGTTCTACGTGAACGCGGTCATCGACCAGAGCGACGAGGCGCCGGAAGAGGCGGCCATCGTTTATGCGGTTGACGTCACCGACCAGAAGGCCCTGGAAACCCAGATGGCCCAAACGCAGAAGATGAATGCCGTTGGCACGCTGGCCGGAGGCATCGCCCACGACTTCAACAATGTTCTGACGGCCATTCTTCTGTCTTCCGACCATCTCCTGCTCCAGGCGCGGCCGTCGGATTCTAGCTTTGCCGATCTGATGGAAATCAAGCGCAATGCCAATCGCGCCGCCGTTCTGGTGCGGCAACTGCTGGCCTTTTCGCGCAAGCAGACCATGCGCCCGACAGTGCTGAACCTGACCGATGTGATCGGCGACCTGCGCATGCTGGTCGACCGGTTGATCTCAGGCACCAATGTCAAGCTGCATGTGGATTACGGACGGGATCTCTGGCCGGTCAAGGCGGATCTCTCTCAATTCGAACAGGTGCTGATCAATCTCTGCGTCAACGCCCGCGATGCCATGCCGCAAGGTGGCAATATCACCATCAGCACCCGCAATGTCACCGGTGTCGAAGCGGCCGCCTATAATCACCGCGGCCTGCCGCATGAAGATTTCGTGCTGATCGAAGTGGCCGACAGGGGCACCGGTATCGCGCCTGAGATCCTCGACAAGATCTTCGAGCCCTTCTTTACCACCAAGGATGTCGGCAAGGGGACCGGGCTAGGGCTTGCCATGGTTTATGGCATCGTCAAGCAGTCCGGCGGCTATATCTATCTGGAATCGGAGGTTGGCGAAGGCACGACATTCCGAATTTTCCTGCCGAGCCATATTGTCGAGCCCGTTGTCATTGATGCGACCCTTGCACCGGGCGCGCAAGCCCCACAGGGCAATGGCCGGGTTCTGGCTGCGTCCGAATCCGAAAACTCCAAGGAGCCCGACGATCTGACGGGCAAATCCGCTGTCGTTCTGCTGGTGGAGGACGAGGACGCCGTGCGGCGCGGCGGCAAGCGCATGCTGGAAACCAGGGGCTATACGGTCCACGAGGCCTGTTCCGGCGTCGAAGCGCTGGAAATCATGGAAGAACTGGAAGGCAAGGTCGATATTGTCGTCTCCGACGTGGTCATGCCGGAAATGGACGGCCCGTCGCTATTGAAGGAATTGCGCAAGACCTATCCAGATATGAAGTTCATCTTCGTCTCTGGCTACGCCGAGGATGCTTTTGCGCGAAATCTGCCTGCCGATGCCAAATTCGGATTCCTGCCAAAGCCCTTCTCCCTCAAGCAATTAGCCATCGCCGTTCGCGAAATGCTGGATGCCTGA
- a CDS encoding flagellar biosynthetic protein FliO gives MTTDTRTETATMMDDILNAYGSRFLIAAGGVFLALAVLVVILWILKNRAPSPFVRGGRNRQPRLQVLDAAAVDARRRLVLIRRDNIEHLILIGGPTDIVVESGIGEPKAYLAGELAANEALARNQDLLKAQELAALASRHAKENEPATQAALQTPPSRLETQPIRQEPRPQPASAPPQKPTARPVAAAAAQDTVSAAAQAMPAPPAPQPLGQKPVQAPAALKPKPEDTIQRTQSVERPPQPVASQIQPEQVQPAKAPVAQTQAAAQAESRPAAPEPVTAAVAPEILMASNVRAEPRSSETITAEPVTAVSSQPPSTAPAVNAPSSAARNEASAETAPDIGPPMAETKSADVSMPVSEPRVAPTTSPQEASLLLDAARERVLKARVEPFSADRYKSPTPPEEIDLTPEPVAGKAPQAASEPDLDTLKSEFEKILDGEILTQPAARPKPTVEPPVARAIAPMRTPPGANPQATVTSDPAPKEGNLQDEIARIFGEMGAPRKN, from the coding sequence ATGACCACCGATACTCGGACGGAGACAGCCACCATGATGGACGATATTCTCAACGCCTATGGCAGCCGCTTCCTGATTGCCGCTGGCGGGGTGTTTCTCGCCCTCGCCGTATTGGTCGTAATATTGTGGATTTTGAAAAACCGCGCGCCGTCGCCTTTCGTGCGCGGTGGACGTAATCGCCAACCACGCTTGCAAGTGCTGGATGCCGCCGCCGTGGATGCCCGTCGCCGGCTGGTGCTGATTCGCCGCGACAATATCGAGCATCTCATCCTGATCGGCGGCCCGACCGATATCGTGGTCGAAAGCGGCATTGGTGAGCCGAAGGCCTATCTGGCTGGAGAGCTTGCCGCCAACGAGGCACTTGCCAGAAACCAGGACCTCCTCAAGGCTCAGGAATTGGCAGCCCTTGCCTCGCGCCACGCAAAGGAAAACGAACCGGCGACACAAGCCGCCTTGCAAACCCCGCCATCACGGCTGGAAACCCAACCGATCCGGCAGGAGCCGCGTCCGCAACCAGCCTCCGCACCACCTCAGAAACCGACCGCAAGACCGGTTGCTGCGGCTGCGGCCCAGGACACTGTATCCGCTGCGGCCCAGGCCATGCCCGCACCGCCTGCCCCACAGCCCCTTGGGCAAAAGCCGGTGCAGGCCCCTGCCGCGCTAAAGCCCAAACCTGAAGACACTATTCAGCGTACACAGAGCGTCGAACGCCCGCCGCAACCGGTCGCCTCCCAGATTCAGCCAGAGCAGGTTCAACCAGCAAAGGCCCCAGTCGCTCAAACCCAGGCGGCAGCGCAGGCCGAGAGCCGGCCAGCAGCACCCGAACCTGTGACTGCGGCGGTGGCGCCGGAAATTCTCATGGCGTCGAATGTCAGAGCCGAGCCGAGGTCATCAGAGACCATCACCGCCGAGCCTGTCACCGCTGTCTCGTCGCAACCACCGTCAACGGCGCCAGCTGTCAATGCGCCATCGAGCGCGGCTCGGAACGAAGCATCGGCTGAAACCGCACCGGACATTGGCCCGCCCATGGCGGAGACCAAGTCCGCGGACGTGTCGATGCCAGTTTCCGAACCTCGTGTGGCACCCACAACATCCCCGCAGGAAGCCAGTCTGCTGCTGGATGCTGCCCGCGAACGGGTATTAAAGGCACGCGTCGAACCTTTTTCCGCAGATCGCTACAAGAGCCCTACCCCACCCGAAGAGATTGACCTGACACCTGAGCCGGTTGCCGGGAAAGCCCCGCAGGCAGCTTCCGAGCCGGACCTGGACACTCTGAAAAGTGAATTTGAAAAGATCCTCGACGGCGAAATCCTGACCCAACCGGCTGCGCGTCCGAAACCAACCGTTGAGCCACCGGTTGCCCGCGCCATTGCGCCGATGAGAACGCCGCCCGGTGCCAATCCGCAAGCCACAGTGACATCAGACCCCGCGCCGAAGGAAGGCAATTTGCAGGACGAAATCGCCCGGATTTTCGGTGAAATGGGCGCTCCGCGCAAAAATTAG
- the dksA gene encoding RNA polymerase-binding protein DksA — MSEKINLSDYVLSDDDEFMNANQRAYFRAKLIAWKNDILREARETLGHLAEESANHPDLADRASSETDRAIELRARDRQRKLISKIDAALQRIDDGTYGYCEETGEPIGLKRLDARPIATLSIEAQERHERREKVYRDE; from the coding sequence TTGAGTGAGAAGATCAATCTTAGCGACTATGTGCTCTCGGATGACGACGAGTTCATGAACGCGAACCAGCGAGCTTATTTTCGCGCCAAGTTGATCGCTTGGAAAAACGACATCCTGCGTGAGGCAAGGGAAACCCTTGGCCATCTCGCGGAAGAGAGTGCCAATCACCCTGACCTGGCGGACCGTGCATCTTCGGAAACCGACCGCGCAATCGAGCTTCGGGCGCGTGACCGGCAGCGCAAGCTGATCTCCAAGATCGATGCTGCATTGCAACGGATCGATGATGGCACCTATGGCTATTGCGAGGAAACCGGCGAGCCAATCGGCTTGAAGCGCCTCGACGCCCGCCCGATCGCGACCCTGTCTATTGAAGCGCAGGAACGCCACGAGCGACGCGAAAAAGTCTATCGCGACGAATAG
- a CDS encoding SixA phosphatase family protein, with product MTVTVSKPFRTYLMRHAAADWPGAGQKDFDRPLSNTGYAHAEMITDMAADKGYRPDLVICSTAVRCRQTADAVRRSMCAEDAEIRYVDALYNGGAETYLEILHSSSPQGSIMLIGHNPAIEECLHVLIGEQALASTIPQGYPAGGLAIIDAADTLSRWQLVDFLQP from the coding sequence ATGACCGTCACCGTCTCCAAGCCTTTCCGGACCTATCTCATGCGGCATGCCGCTGCCGATTGGCCTGGAGCCGGGCAAAAGGATTTCGACAGACCCTTGAGCAATACGGGTTACGCCCATGCCGAGATGATAACCGATATGGCTGCCGACAAAGGTTACCGCCCCGATCTGGTGATCTGTTCGACCGCTGTCAGATGCCGCCAGACGGCGGATGCCGTGCGCCGCAGCATGTGCGCCGAGGATGCGGAAATCCGCTATGTCGATGCGCTTTATAACGGTGGCGCCGAGACCTATCTGGAAATCCTGCACTCCTCTTCCCCGCAGGGGTCGATCATGCTGATCGGCCATAATCCGGCAATCGAGGAATGTCTGCATGTGCTGATCGGCGAACAGGCTTTGGCCAGCACCATTCCGCAGGGCTACCCGGCGGGCGGGTTGGCGATTATCGACGCAGCAGACACCCTCAGCCGATGGCAGTTGGTAGATTTTCTTCAGCCCTGA